The following are encoded in a window of Amycolatopsis lexingtonensis genomic DNA:
- a CDS encoding TIGR03618 family F420-dependent PPOX class oxidoreductase, with protein MKIDDRGPDFRTFWTERRLATLTTVRPDGTPHVVAVGVTVDFDAGVARVITFATSVKARLIRAAGEAGVPVAVCQLEGPKWSTLEGRAVLRDDPESVRDAENRYAARYRQPKPNPQRVVLEIAVTRVLGNA; from the coding sequence ATGAAGATCGACGACCGCGGCCCCGACTTCCGGACGTTCTGGACCGAGCGCCGGCTGGCCACCCTCACCACGGTCCGGCCCGACGGCACCCCGCACGTCGTCGCGGTCGGCGTCACGGTGGACTTCGACGCCGGTGTCGCCCGCGTGATCACGTTCGCGACCTCGGTCAAGGCGCGGCTGATCCGGGCCGCGGGCGAGGCAGGCGTCCCCGTCGCCGTCTGCCAGCTCGAAGGACCGAAGTGGTCCACTTTGGAGGGACGCGCGGTGCTGCGCGACGACCCGGAGTCGGTGCGGGACGCCGAAAACCGCTACGCCGCCCGGTACCGCCAGCCCAAGCCGAACCCGCAGCGAGTCGTCCTCGAGATCGCGGTGACCCGGGTGCTCGGCAACGCCTAG
- a CDS encoding Gfo/Idh/MocA family protein, translating into MSLRIGVLGAARIAPAALVKPASSHSSVSVDAVAARSLERAQAFATRHGIPRAYAGYEDLLADPDIDAVYNPLPNGLHGKWTRAALEAGKHVLCEKPFAANAAEAREIAALASSSDRVVMEAFHYRYHPLALRVEEIVASGALGTLERVETALCFPLPKFSDIRYDYGLAGGATMDAGCYAVHMARLFGGETPSVVSATARLRSPKVDRAMTAELAYPSGHTGRVTCSMWSSSVLRISAKVTGSRGSISVLNPLMPQAYHRVSIRVDGVHRTEKFPRRATYAYQLDAFAAAVLEGAPVKTSAADAVETMTVIDEIYRAAGLPVREPS; encoded by the coding sequence ATGAGCCTGCGGATCGGCGTCCTGGGAGCGGCTCGCATCGCCCCCGCCGCCCTGGTCAAGCCCGCTTCTTCGCACTCTTCGGTCTCGGTCGACGCCGTCGCGGCGCGCTCCCTCGAACGCGCGCAAGCGTTTGCGACCAGGCACGGAATCCCCCGGGCTTACGCCGGGTACGAGGATTTGCTGGCCGATCCGGACATCGACGCCGTCTACAACCCGCTCCCGAACGGCCTCCACGGCAAGTGGACGCGGGCGGCACTGGAAGCCGGCAAGCACGTGCTGTGCGAGAAGCCGTTCGCGGCCAACGCGGCGGAGGCCCGGGAGATCGCCGCGCTGGCTTCTTCGTCGGACCGCGTCGTGATGGAGGCGTTTCACTACCGCTACCACCCACTGGCGCTGCGGGTGGAGGAGATCGTCGCGTCCGGCGCGCTGGGCACGCTGGAGCGCGTCGAGACGGCGTTGTGCTTCCCGCTGCCGAAGTTCTCGGACATCCGCTACGACTACGGGCTGGCGGGCGGCGCCACGATGGACGCCGGTTGCTACGCGGTCCACATGGCCCGGCTGTTCGGCGGCGAGACCCCTTCGGTGGTCTCGGCCACGGCCCGGTTGCGGTCACCCAAGGTCGACCGTGCGATGACGGCGGAGCTGGCGTACCCGTCGGGCCACACGGGCCGGGTGACGTGCTCGATGTGGTCGTCGTCGGTGCTCCGGATCAGCGCGAAGGTGACGGGCTCACGCGGCTCGATCAGCGTGCTCAACCCGCTGATGCCCCAGGCGTACCACCGGGTGTCGATCCGGGTGGACGGCGTCCACCGCACGGAGAAGTTCCCGCGCCGGGCCACGTACGCGTATCAGCTGGACGCGTTCGCGGCGGCGGTGCTGGAGGGCGCGCCGGTGAAGACGTCGGCGGCGGACGCGGTGGAGACGATGACGGTGATCGACGAGATCTACCGCGCGGCCGGGCTGCCGGTGCGCGAACCGAGCTGA
- a CDS encoding amino acid ABC transporter ATP-binding protein: MSEPLLRAVGVKKSYGHTEVLGGIDLEVRKGQVVCLLGPSGAGKSTFLRCINHLETIDAGQIWVDGEPIGFRQRGGKLYELRERDVARQRRDIGMVFQRFNLFAHRTALENVVEGPIRVLGLKPEDARKQGLELLDRVGLAHRADAYPAQLSGGQQQRVAIARSLAMKPKLMLFDEPTSALDPELVGEVLEVMSTLAGEGMTMVVVTHEMSFAAEAADEVVFLADGAVVETGPPSEVLSAPKHERTRQFLARILA, from the coding sequence GTGTCTGAGCCACTGCTGCGCGCCGTCGGCGTCAAGAAGTCCTACGGCCACACCGAAGTCCTCGGCGGCATCGACCTGGAAGTCCGCAAGGGGCAGGTCGTCTGCCTGCTCGGCCCGTCCGGCGCCGGGAAGAGCACGTTCCTGCGCTGCATCAACCACCTGGAGACGATCGACGCCGGCCAGATCTGGGTCGACGGCGAGCCGATCGGGTTCCGGCAGCGCGGCGGCAAGCTGTACGAGCTGCGCGAACGCGACGTCGCCCGCCAGCGCCGGGACATCGGGATGGTGTTCCAGCGGTTCAACCTGTTCGCGCACCGGACGGCGCTGGAGAACGTCGTCGAGGGCCCGATCCGGGTGCTCGGCCTGAAGCCCGAGGACGCGCGGAAGCAGGGCCTCGAGCTGCTCGACCGGGTCGGGCTCGCGCACCGCGCCGACGCCTACCCGGCGCAGCTGTCCGGCGGGCAGCAGCAGCGCGTGGCGATCGCGCGGTCGCTGGCGATGAAGCCGAAGCTGATGCTGTTCGACGAGCCGACGTCCGCGCTCGACCCGGAGCTGGTCGGTGAAGTGCTGGAAGTGATGAGTACGTTGGCGGGGGAGGGGATGACGATGGTCGTCGTGACGCACGAGATGAGTTTCGCCGCGGAGGCCGCCGACGAGGTGGTGTTCCTGGCCGACGGCGCCGTGGTCGAAACCGGGCCGCCGTCGGAGGTGCTGAGCGCGCCGAAGCACGAGCGGACGCGGCAGTTCCTGGCGAGGATCCTCGCGTGA
- a CDS encoding aminotransferase class V-fold PLP-dependent enzyme, with protein sequence MTRISPRYLLQFDEPAGYLDFARFGPPSHAVLDTTAALLHQATTAGPSTVDELMRQEIRAKAAAARLSGSDTDHTVLLPHTSLGLFQAAFHSSGEVLVSASEFPANTYPWARAEQAGRLRVRRLGSGYVTPERVAEALTPEITTVSVSAVDFRTGFRADLAGLRDVVGDRLLVVDGIQGFGVIEAPWEVADVLVVGGQKWLRAGWGTGFAVLSDTALERMDPVLSGWTGARDPGLFDDEIHAPDATAQAWSISNLSPITSGAFAEALELVEDAGVPAIAARIAERIGSFEEVLASCGAEVVSAVDRRAGILAFTLPGHPAEQVGAALANAGIAATVRPEHVRLSPHASTPAAAADLLRSALETLTKPREPLVVPAAGATTHEVLTALVPAIPGLAAMLGPGNEVLLHDLSRLPDSIVAIAGDLTGRSVGGPMTDLLLGLVRRGTTQDLTNYRTHGPDGRPIRSSTLFLRDADGIAVGCLCVNSVDASASAGGNGEPETFPPDVDSLQRFLVDRAVTKAGIPVDLMKKRHKAAVVRELDEAGYFLIKDAVDHLAGRLDVTRYTIYNYLNEIRA encoded by the coding sequence GTGACGCGGATTTCGCCCCGGTACCTGCTGCAGTTCGACGAGCCCGCCGGGTACCTCGACTTCGCCCGGTTCGGCCCGCCGTCGCACGCGGTGCTCGACACGACCGCCGCCCTGCTGCACCAGGCGACCACGGCCGGTCCGTCCACTGTGGACGAGCTGATGCGGCAGGAGATCCGGGCCAAGGCCGCCGCGGCGCGGCTGTCCGGTTCGGACACCGACCACACCGTGCTGCTCCCGCACACCAGCCTCGGGCTGTTCCAGGCCGCGTTCCACAGCTCGGGCGAAGTGCTGGTGTCGGCGTCGGAGTTCCCGGCCAACACCTACCCGTGGGCGCGCGCCGAGCAGGCCGGGCGGCTGCGCGTCCGCCGGCTGGGCAGCGGTTACGTGACGCCTGAGCGGGTCGCGGAAGCGCTGACACCGGAGATCACCACGGTCAGCGTCAGCGCGGTCGACTTCCGCACCGGCTTCCGCGCCGACTTGGCCGGGCTGCGCGACGTCGTCGGCGACCGGCTGCTGGTCGTCGACGGCATCCAGGGCTTCGGCGTGATCGAGGCGCCGTGGGAGGTCGCGGACGTGCTGGTCGTCGGCGGCCAGAAGTGGCTGCGCGCGGGCTGGGGCACCGGCTTCGCGGTGCTGTCCGACACCGCCCTGGAGCGGATGGACCCGGTGCTGTCGGGCTGGACCGGCGCGCGCGACCCCGGCCTGTTCGACGACGAGATCCACGCGCCCGACGCCACCGCGCAGGCCTGGTCGATCTCCAACCTCAGCCCGATCACGTCCGGCGCGTTCGCCGAGGCCCTCGAACTCGTCGAGGACGCCGGCGTGCCCGCCATCGCGGCGCGGATCGCCGAGCGGATCGGGTCGTTCGAGGAGGTGCTGGCCTCGTGCGGCGCCGAAGTGGTGTCCGCGGTGGACCGGCGGGCGGGGATCCTGGCGTTCACGCTGCCCGGGCACCCCGCCGAGCAGGTCGGCGCGGCGCTGGCCAACGCCGGGATCGCGGCGACCGTGCGGCCCGAGCACGTCCGGCTTTCGCCGCACGCCTCGACGCCGGCGGCCGCGGCGGACTTGCTGCGTTCCGCGCTGGAGACGTTGACCAAGCCGCGAGAACCCCTGGTCGTCCCGGCCGCGGGCGCGACCACGCACGAGGTGCTCACCGCGCTGGTCCCGGCGATCCCGGGACTGGCGGCGATGCTGGGGCCGGGCAACGAGGTGCTGCTGCACGACCTGAGCCGGCTCCCGGACTCGATCGTCGCCATCGCCGGCGACCTGACCGGCCGCAGCGTCGGCGGGCCGATGACCGACCTGCTGCTCGGCCTGGTCCGCCGCGGCACCACGCAGGACCTGACGAACTACCGCACGCACGGCCCGGACGGCCGCCCGATCCGCTCGTCGACGCTGTTCCTGCGCGACGCCGACGGCATCGCGGTCGGCTGTCTCTGCGTCAACAGCGTGGACGCGTCGGCGTCGGCCGGCGGCAACGGCGAGCCGGAGACTTTCCCACCGGACGTCGACAGCCTGCAGCGGTTCCTCGTCGACCGGGCGGTCACCAAGGCCGGGATCCCGGTGGACCTGATGAAGAAGCGGCACAAGGCCGCGGTGGTCCGTGAGCTCGACGAAGCCGGTTATTTCCTGATCAAGGACGCGGTCGACCACCTGGCCGGGCGGCTCGACGTCACGCGCTACACGATCTACAACTACCTCAACGAAATCCGCGCCTGA
- a CDS encoding effector-associated constant component EACC1 — protein MTEPDTRALVRLEGEGGADEEELDRLARRLRAELGELDVDLLAAPGELPPGAKAADPVTIGSLVVAFSAAGGVFPGLVETLKEWLGRQAGKHRIKVTIDGDTVELERATSAERQELIDAFVRRHAQGAA, from the coding sequence ATGACCGAACCGGACACCCGGGCGCTGGTGCGGCTCGAAGGGGAGGGCGGGGCCGACGAGGAGGAACTCGACCGGCTCGCCCGCCGGCTGCGCGCCGAGCTGGGCGAGCTGGACGTCGACCTGCTGGCCGCGCCCGGCGAGCTCCCGCCGGGCGCGAAAGCCGCGGACCCGGTGACGATCGGTTCCCTGGTGGTGGCGTTCAGCGCGGCCGGCGGCGTGTTCCCGGGACTGGTGGAGACGCTGAAGGAGTGGCTCGGCCGCCAGGCGGGCAAGCACCGGATCAAGGTGACGATCGACGGGGACACGGTGGAGCTGGAGCGGGCCACGTCGGCGGAGCGGCAGGAGCTGATCGACGCCTTCGTCCGGCGGCACGCTCAGGGGGCCGCGTAA
- a CDS encoding amino acid ABC transporter permease gives MAGPEPLPIVRLRHWGRWVAAAIILALLVLLGIALGNAQIEWNQVPDFVFYKVMATGLLNTVVLAVLSQAVAIVLGIVIALLRRSANPVARWFAAGYIWIFRGLPVLLQILLWYNLALVFPVIDIPFLVHEQTNVLISAFTAAFLGLALNESAYMAEIVRAGLNSVDSGQTEAAKSIGMTPAATLRRVVLPQAMRVIIPPTGNDFINMLKGTSMASVIGVTELIHAANNISSNNLLVMETLLAAAVWYMVVVTVAGVGQHYLERSFGQADRGPLARAGKALRGVPLVRSARV, from the coding sequence ATGGCGGGTCCTGAACCGCTGCCGATCGTCCGGCTCCGGCACTGGGGCCGGTGGGTCGCCGCCGCGATCATCCTCGCGCTGCTCGTGCTGCTGGGCATCGCGCTCGGCAACGCGCAGATCGAGTGGAACCAGGTCCCGGACTTCGTGTTCTACAAGGTGATGGCGACCGGCCTGCTCAACACCGTCGTGCTGGCGGTGCTGTCCCAGGCCGTCGCGATCGTGCTCGGCATCGTCATCGCCCTGCTGCGCCGCAGCGCCAACCCGGTCGCCCGGTGGTTCGCCGCCGGCTACATCTGGATCTTCCGCGGGCTTCCGGTGCTGCTGCAGATCCTGCTCTGGTACAACCTGGCGCTGGTCTTCCCGGTGATCGACATCCCGTTCCTGGTCCACGAGCAGACGAACGTGCTGATCAGCGCGTTCACCGCCGCGTTCCTCGGCCTGGCGCTCAACGAAAGCGCGTACATGGCCGAGATCGTCCGCGCCGGGCTGAACAGTGTGGACAGCGGGCAGACCGAGGCGGCGAAGTCGATCGGCATGACGCCGGCCGCGACGCTGCGCCGGGTCGTGCTGCCGCAGGCGATGCGCGTGATCATCCCGCCGACCGGCAACGACTTCATCAACATGCTCAAGGGCACGTCGATGGCGTCGGTGATCGGCGTGACCGAGCTGATCCACGCGGCCAACAACATCTCGTCCAACAACCTGCTGGTCATGGAGACGCTGCTGGCCGCGGCCGTCTGGTACATGGTGGTCGTGACCGTCGCCGGCGTCGGCCAGCACTACCTGGAACGCTCGTTCGGGCAGGCCGACCGCGGGCCGCTCGCCCGCGCCGGCAAGGCTCTGCGCGGCGTGCCGCTGGTGAGGAGTGCCCGTGTCTGA
- a CDS encoding glycosyl hydrolase family 8 translates to MKKIVRAVVASAALAAGLLSVPTTAAAAGTPYVPGTLRPSVSQATQDAALQKYYAFWKQNFLTTKCGSGTYAVLSKDADHSFVAEGEGYGLTISAMMADKDSQARSIVDGILKFVKAHPSVNNKDLHAAEQDSNCRSVNGSDSATDGDLEIAYGLLIADQKWGSAGSVNYKAEAVRIINAIKKSEVNGTTKFTLLGDWGNDAEYKNSSRSSDWMPGHLRAFAKATGDSFWDSVRTRSETAVSQLQSQYAPNTGLLPDFVVSTNTTPKPAPADFLEGPYDGKYSWNACRDPWRLGVDAITAPNSAAAAQVRKMTTWIKSTTGGDPAKIQSGYSLSGSKTESGQHPCFTAPFAVAAMADPGSQAWLDKLWTAVSSWSPDSTDYYGTGITIQVLLILSGNYVAA, encoded by the coding sequence ATGAAGAAGATCGTCCGGGCGGTGGTGGCTTCGGCCGCGCTGGCCGCCGGGCTGCTGAGCGTGCCGACGACCGCGGCCGCGGCGGGCACCCCGTACGTGCCGGGCACGCTGCGGCCGTCCGTCTCGCAGGCCACGCAGGATGCCGCGCTGCAGAAGTACTACGCCTTCTGGAAGCAGAACTTCCTGACGACCAAGTGCGGCAGCGGCACCTACGCCGTGCTGTCGAAGGACGCCGACCACTCGTTCGTCGCCGAGGGCGAGGGCTACGGCCTGACGATCTCGGCGATGATGGCGGACAAGGACTCGCAGGCGCGCTCGATCGTCGACGGGATCCTGAAGTTCGTGAAGGCGCACCCGTCGGTCAACAACAAGGACCTGCACGCGGCCGAGCAGGACTCGAACTGCCGGAGCGTCAACGGCAGCGACTCCGCGACTGACGGCGACCTCGAAATCGCCTACGGCCTGCTGATCGCGGACCAGAAGTGGGGCAGCGCCGGCTCGGTGAACTACAAGGCCGAGGCCGTCCGGATCATCAACGCGATCAAGAAGAGCGAGGTCAACGGCACCACGAAGTTCACCTTGCTCGGCGACTGGGGCAACGACGCGGAGTACAAGAACAGCTCGCGCTCGTCGGACTGGATGCCGGGGCACCTGCGCGCCTTCGCGAAGGCGACCGGCGACAGCTTCTGGGACTCGGTCCGGACCCGCTCCGAGACGGCGGTGAGCCAGCTGCAGTCGCAGTACGCGCCGAACACCGGCCTGCTGCCGGACTTCGTGGTCAGCACGAACACGACCCCGAAGCCGGCTCCGGCGGACTTCCTGGAAGGTCCGTACGACGGCAAGTACAGCTGGAACGCCTGCCGCGACCCGTGGCGCCTCGGCGTGGACGCGATCACGGCCCCGAACAGCGCGGCGGCCGCGCAGGTCCGCAAGATGACGACGTGGATCAAGTCCACCACAGGCGGCGACCCGGCGAAGATCCAGAGCGGCTACTCGCTGTCGGGCTCGAAGACCGAGAGTGGTCAGCACCCGTGCTTCACGGCCCCGTTCGCGGTGGCGGCGATGGCGGACCCGGGTAGCCAGGCCTGGCTGGACAAGCTGTGGACGGCGGTGTCGTCGTGGTCCCCGGACTCGACGGACTACTACGGCACGGGCATCACGATCCAGGTCCTGCTCATCCTGAGCGGCAATTACGTGGCTGCCTAG
- a CDS encoding ABC transporter substrate-binding protein, with the protein MSRSRAAQAVLLASLAVLVTACGGGPDGAGGTSQAAGAPASGIPDTAAIVQGVQKDAQLNAALPANVKQAGLHLASNLQSAPNNFYAADGKTPIGYEVDLAKAIAAKLGVTVAHQDMAFGSLITSLQSGRIDLTMAGMNDTKARQAQIDFVDYFTSGITIMIRKGNPDGITGPDTLCGKNVAVVQGTSHQKFAEAQSTKCTQAGKPAVNVTATDSDNQNQNQLRTGRVAAILNDLPSAVYISRTAGDGKFFEVVPGEPIEGGPYGIGVNKANTALRDSVQKALQALIADGTYGKILQAWGVEQGAIKEAAVNGGS; encoded by the coding sequence ATGTCCCGTTCCCGTGCCGCGCAGGCGGTGTTGCTCGCGAGCCTGGCCGTGCTGGTGACGGCGTGCGGTGGTGGTCCGGACGGCGCGGGCGGGACGTCGCAGGCCGCCGGCGCGCCCGCGTCCGGCATCCCGGACACCGCCGCGATCGTCCAAGGCGTGCAGAAGGACGCCCAGCTCAACGCGGCCCTGCCCGCCAACGTCAAGCAGGCGGGCCTGCACCTGGCGTCGAACCTGCAGTCCGCGCCCAACAACTTCTACGCCGCCGACGGCAAGACCCCCATCGGCTACGAGGTCGACCTCGCCAAGGCGATCGCCGCCAAGCTCGGCGTCACGGTGGCCCACCAGGACATGGCGTTCGGCTCGCTCATCACCAGCCTCCAGTCCGGCCGCATCGACCTGACCATGGCCGGCATGAACGACACCAAGGCCCGCCAGGCGCAGATCGACTTCGTCGACTACTTCACCTCGGGCATCACGATCATGATCCGCAAGGGCAACCCGGACGGCATCACCGGCCCGGACACGCTCTGCGGCAAGAACGTCGCCGTCGTGCAGGGCACCAGCCACCAGAAGTTCGCCGAGGCGCAGAGCACCAAGTGCACGCAGGCGGGCAAGCCCGCGGTGAACGTCACCGCGACCGACAGCGACAACCAGAACCAGAACCAGCTGCGCACCGGCCGCGTCGCCGCGATCCTCAACGACCTGCCGAGCGCGGTTTACATCTCGCGGACGGCCGGCGACGGCAAGTTCTTCGAGGTCGTCCCGGGCGAGCCGATCGAGGGCGGGCCGTACGGCATCGGCGTCAACAAGGCGAACACGGCGCTGCGCGACTCCGTGCAGAAGGCGTTGCAGGCCCTGATCGCCGACGGCACCTACGGCAAGATCCTGCAGGCCTGGGGCGTCGAGCAGGGCGCGATCAAGGAGGCCGCGGTCAATGGCGGGTCCTGA
- a CDS encoding ABC transporter ATP-binding protein produces the protein MTGGPAFALHGLTKRFGRVTAVGGVSVEVARGEVVALLGPNGAGKSTTVDMLLGLTEPDAGEVTVAGGSPREAVDRGLVGAMMQNGALLPDATVGELVDLIVSTHAKPLPAAEVLARAGLTNLVKRRCGKLSGGERQRVRFALALAGDPQLLVLDEPTAAMDVDGRRAFWAAIREFAATGRTVLFATHYLAEAEDYADRVVLMRHGLVVADGPVAEVRAAVSGRVLKAVVPGATEAELAALPGVTSVQLRAGRSELACADSDAAVRALLAAHPAASDIEITALGLEEAFLALTAEEAAA, from the coding sequence ATGACTGGGGGACCGGCGTTCGCACTCCACGGCTTGACCAAGCGGTTCGGCCGGGTCACGGCGGTCGGCGGCGTGTCCGTCGAGGTCGCGCGCGGCGAGGTCGTCGCGCTGCTCGGGCCGAACGGCGCGGGCAAGTCGACCACCGTCGACATGCTGCTCGGCCTGACCGAGCCGGACGCGGGGGAGGTGACCGTCGCGGGTGGCAGCCCGCGCGAGGCCGTCGACCGCGGGCTGGTCGGCGCGATGATGCAGAACGGCGCGCTGCTGCCGGACGCCACGGTCGGCGAGCTCGTCGACCTCATCGTTTCGACGCACGCGAAGCCGCTGCCCGCGGCCGAGGTGCTCGCCCGCGCCGGCCTGACGAACCTCGTCAAACGCCGCTGCGGCAAGCTTTCCGGCGGCGAGCGGCAGCGCGTGCGGTTCGCGCTCGCGCTGGCCGGCGACCCGCAGCTGCTCGTGCTCGACGAGCCCACCGCCGCGATGGACGTCGACGGCAGGCGGGCGTTCTGGGCGGCCATCCGTGAGTTCGCCGCCACCGGCCGGACCGTCCTGTTCGCGACGCACTACCTCGCCGAAGCCGAGGACTACGCCGACCGCGTGGTGCTGATGCGCCACGGCCTCGTCGTCGCCGACGGGCCGGTCGCCGAGGTCCGGGCCGCGGTGTCCGGCCGCGTGCTCAAGGCCGTCGTGCCCGGCGCGACGGAAGCCGAGCTGGCCGCGCTCCCCGGCGTCACGAGCGTGCAGTTGCGCGCCGGCCGCTCCGAGCTGGCCTGCGCCGACTCCGACGCCGCCGTCCGCGCCCTGCTCGCCGCGCACCCGGCGGCGTCCGACATCGAAATCACCGCGCTGGGCCTCGAAGAGGCTTTCCTGGCGCTCACCGCCGAGGAGGCCGCCGCGTGA
- a CDS encoding NADAR family protein: MTGHPRSVEELTRALDAGKRFKYVYFWGHQPPRGGGVGSGCFSQWWPAPFEVDGVRFATAEHYMMWRKALLFGDEEVAAQVLTAVYPKQAKDFGRRVRRFDEEAWVAHRFGIVVEGNAAKFAQHPELGRYLSGTGGRVLVEASPVDRVWGIGLGADDPRAEKPRAWRGLNLLGFALADVRAQLGSRTGSPAAR; the protein is encoded by the coding sequence ATGACCGGTCACCCGCGCAGCGTCGAGGAGCTGACCCGCGCGCTCGACGCGGGGAAGCGGTTCAAGTACGTCTATTTCTGGGGCCACCAGCCACCGCGCGGCGGAGGGGTGGGCTCAGGGTGCTTCAGTCAGTGGTGGCCGGCGCCGTTCGAAGTCGACGGCGTCCGGTTCGCCACCGCCGAGCACTACATGATGTGGCGCAAGGCGCTGCTCTTCGGCGACGAAGAGGTAGCCGCGCAGGTGCTCACCGCCGTGTATCCGAAGCAGGCCAAGGACTTCGGCCGCCGGGTGCGGCGGTTCGACGAAGAGGCTTGGGTCGCCCATCGCTTCGGGATCGTGGTCGAGGGGAACGCCGCCAAGTTCGCCCAGCACCCCGAGCTGGGGAGGTACCTGAGCGGTACGGGCGGCCGGGTGCTCGTCGAAGCGAGTCCGGTCGACCGGGTGTGGGGTATCGGCCTGGGGGCGGACGACCCTCGGGCGGAGAAGCCGCGCGCGTGGCGGGGCCTCAACCTCCTCGGCTTCGCCCTGGCGGACGTCCGGGCTCAGCTCGGTTCGCGCACCGGCAGCCCGGCCGCGCGGTAG
- a CDS encoding alpha/beta hydrolase produces MRRARFALVAAAAVASTLVAAPAAGAAPAKAASIAWGACTDPTLVAAGAECGFLGVPLDYRKPDGEQVQLAVSRVKHKVADAQYQGVMLTNPGGPGGSGLLLATRGPRVPNHAGDAYDWVGFDPRGVGASKPALSCDPNYMDYNRPQYVPFTPQLEKTWLNRSKGYAEACAKNNSKALLENMKTTDTVQDMDSIRKALGQKQLNFYGYSYGTYLGQVYGTLYPQNVRRMVLDSTVDPRGVWYGDNLNQDIAFDQNILIWFGWLAQHDDVYHLGKTQSAVQHVVNEQLLKTSFNPAGGVIGPDEILDVIQQASYYQLRWTLLGDALSRFVNKGDWQNWKTLFEAFGGRGDDNGYAVYLAVQCTDVQWPQSWNTWKRDNWKTFAKAPYFTWQNAWFNAPCLYWPAKAGKPTKVDGRGVQSVLMIDETLDAATPYEGSLEVRSRFPGASLIAEPGGTSHAITPRGNACVDTKIADYLATGALPARKPGRTADVECAPLPQPTPPAPTAAKADVAATQGLVAGRFAG; encoded by the coding sequence GTGAGACGTGCCAGGTTTGCCCTGGTCGCCGCCGCCGCGGTGGCGTCGACGCTCGTGGCCGCGCCGGCCGCGGGTGCCGCGCCCGCGAAGGCGGCGTCGATCGCCTGGGGTGCGTGCACCGATCCGACGCTGGTCGCCGCCGGTGCCGAGTGCGGGTTCCTGGGGGTGCCGCTCGACTACCGCAAGCCGGACGGCGAGCAGGTTCAGCTCGCCGTCAGCCGGGTCAAGCACAAGGTCGCCGACGCGCAGTACCAGGGCGTCATGCTCACCAACCCGGGCGGGCCCGGCGGGTCCGGCCTGCTGCTGGCCACCCGCGGGCCGCGCGTGCCCAACCACGCCGGGGACGCCTACGACTGGGTCGGCTTCGACCCGCGCGGTGTCGGCGCCAGCAAGCCGGCGCTGAGCTGCGACCCGAACTACATGGACTACAACCGCCCCCAGTACGTGCCGTTCACGCCGCAGCTGGAGAAGACCTGGCTGAATCGCTCCAAGGGGTACGCCGAGGCCTGCGCGAAGAACAACTCCAAGGCCCTGCTGGAGAACATGAAGACGACCGACACGGTCCAGGACATGGACTCCATCCGCAAGGCGCTCGGCCAGAAGCAGCTCAACTTCTACGGCTACTCCTACGGCACCTACCTCGGCCAGGTGTACGGCACGCTGTACCCGCAGAACGTGCGCCGGATGGTGCTCGACTCGACGGTCGACCCGCGCGGCGTCTGGTACGGCGACAACCTCAACCAGGACATCGCCTTCGACCAGAACATCCTCATCTGGTTCGGCTGGCTCGCCCAGCACGACGACGTCTACCACCTCGGCAAGACGCAGTCCGCGGTGCAGCACGTGGTCAACGAGCAGCTGCTCAAGACGTCGTTCAACCCGGCCGGCGGCGTGATCGGCCCGGACGAGATCCTCGACGTCATCCAGCAGGCCAGCTACTACCAGCTGCGGTGGACGCTGCTGGGCGACGCGCTGTCCCGGTTCGTGAACAAGGGTGACTGGCAGAACTGGAAGACGCTGTTCGAGGCCTTCGGTGGCCGCGGCGACGACAACGGCTACGCGGTCTACCTCGCCGTGCAGTGCACCGACGTCCAGTGGCCGCAGAGCTGGAACACCTGGAAGCGCGACAACTGGAAGACCTTCGCCAAGGCGCCGTACTTCACCTGGCAGAACGCCTGGTTCAACGCGCCTTGCCTGTACTGGCCCGCGAAGGCAGGCAAGCCGACCAAGGTCGACGGCCGCGGTGTGCAGAGCGTGCTGATGATCGACGAGACGCTCGACGCGGCGACGCCGTACGAGGGCAGCCTCGAGGTCCGCAGCCGGTTCCCGGGTGCTTCGCTGATCGCGGAGCCGGGCGGCACCAGCCACGCGATCACCCCGCGCGGCAACGCCTGCGTCGACACCAAGATCGCCGACTACCTGGCGACGGGCGCGCTCCCGGCCCGCAAGCCGGGCCGCACCGCCGACGTCGAGTGCGCGCCGCTGCCGCAGCCGACGCCGCCGGCGCCGACCGCCGCGAAGGCCGACGTCGCCGCGACGCAGGGCTTGGTCGCCGGGCGGTTCGCCGGCTGA